The following DNA comes from Teredinibacter haidensis.
GTTGCTGCCGACAAATCTATCAAAGGTATGTGGTGTGTGCCCAAGTACTCCAACCCAACCGGCGTGGTGTACAGCGACGAAACCGTAAAACGCATTGCCGGTCTGGGCAAAATTGCCGCCGCTAACTTCCGTGTATTCTGGGATAACGCCTACGGCGTACACGATCTTTCCGACAAGCCCGTACAACTGGCCAGCATTTTTGACGCCTGCGTGGAAGCCGGAACGGAAAGCAGTGTTATCCAGTTCGCCTCCACCTCTAAGATCACCTTTGCCGGTGCCGGTGTTGCGTTTATGGCTGCCAGCGACGCCAACCTCAAAGGCTTCAAGCAATCGTTGGGCTTTATGACGATTGGCCCAGACAAGATCAACCAGCTGCGCCACGCAAAATTCTTTGCCCCAGAAGGCTCCTTACGTGCACATATGCAAAAGCATGCGGAGATTATCAAGCCGCGCTTTGCCAGTGTGCTTAGCCACCTGGAAGCTGCTTTTGGCGATAACGATCTGGGTGAGTGGGAATCGGCCGATGGCGGTTACTTTATCTCGTTCGATACAAAGCCTGGCCTGGCAAAAGAAGTGGTTAAAATGGCGGGAGAAGCCGGTGTGAAGTTGACACCAGCGGGCGCTACCTTCCCTTACGGCAACGACCCTAAAGACTGCAATATTCGAATTGCACCAACCGTTCCAACCGAAGCGCAAGTGGACGAAGCCATGAAAGTCTTTGTTACCTGTGTAAAACTGGCCACTGTTCGCCAAGCATTGGCAGGCTAAGACTCTACAAATAGAGGCGCCACCTTCGGTGCCTCTATTCTTACTCGCAAACCAGTAGAGGGCGAAGCGAACGCTTCAGAAACCGACTAAGACGGCGCCTCCATAAAAATCAAAGGCTTTATTTTGGTTCCTCTTCATCCTTCATATAGATTTTATAGTTCTCACCGTAATCTGCCATATTCTCTTCCAGCAGTTTTCTAAACTCTTGAACCAAGTGGTTTACCGAGTCCTCGGTGTCGCTGATAAAATCTTTGCGTGACTCAGAAAAACTGGCGACATTAAAAGCACAGTAACGCGCCGCCGCATACACAACAGCCGAGCTGATTACACCCGGATCGCATTTTTCTGCGGCCGTATTTGCGGTATCGATAAACATATCGACCGCATCCCAAAATTGCTGCTCCTCAGTACTGAGGTTACTAGGTTTCTCGCTGCTCATAGTTCCCTCCGCTGTATATTAAGAACGATTCAATTATCTGAAACACCTGCCGGAAGTTTACACCGATTCCAATACATTTGTGTGCTTTCAATGAAGGCAAAAAAACGGGCCTCTCTTTTGGAGAGCGCCCGTCTTTTGGTGCTGACTCTATGCCGCTATGTTAAATCTCGAAGATGCCTGGCGCGATGCTCAAGCCACCAGCCCGATTGAAGCGACCAGGAGGCGAAGGTTTCTTCGGATTTATTTAATTGCGCTTCAGCGAATAAGGCCCACTGGGGGTTTGCCAGAGCTTCTCGACCAATCGCGACAAAGTCTGCGCTCTGTGTGGCAACAATATCTTCTGCTTGTGCGGGGTCAGTAATCAATCCGACAGCCATTGTGCCGACGCCTACCTCTTTACGAATCTGAGCCGCATAAGGAACCTGATGCCCTAAAGTCGATGGCAGTTCATAACGGGGCACCACACCACCAGATGAACAATCTACAATATCCACGCCCATGGCTTTCAGCTCTTTTGCAAACGCCACACTATCGGCAATTTCAACGCCGCCTTCAACGCCATCAACGGCGGAAATTCGCACAAAAAGAGGTTTGCCTTCAGGCCAGACTTCGCGAACCGCTTTTACAACCTCAAGCGGGAAGCGCATTCTATTTTCTAAACTTCCACCGTATTGGTCGGATCTTGTGTTGGTTAGTGGCGACAAAAAACTATTCATTAGATAGCCGTGAGCACAATGAACCTCCAGCACATCAAAACCGGATTTATCTGCCCTTAGTGCCGCATCCACAAAGGCTTTTTTGTGGCTCTGAATCGCTTCTATCGACAGGGCTTGTGGCTTTAACCAACCCTCATCAAAAGGCTGATCTGTGGCGGAAACAACCGTCCACGGAAGCTCCCCTCGCTCGGAATCTTCGTCATTAAGCGGGCCATTGCCAAGCCAGGGCCGCTGTGTGCAGGCCTTGGGCCCCGCGTGGCCAATTTGAATACCCGCGACAGCGCCATTAGCCTTTAGAGCATCGGCGATACGAGCCATTCCACTAATTTGGTCATCGGACCACAAACCCAAACACCCGTGAGTTATTCGCCCCTCAGGCAGCACTGCCGTTGCTTCCAAAAACACTAAACCGAATCCGCCCAGAGCGAAGCGGCCTAGGTGAATCAGGTGATAATCATTAATAAACCCATCGTTTGCGGAATATTGACACATGGGCGAGACAGCTAAACGATTACGAAACATCACGTCTTTCAACGTGAAAGGCTGAAATAAAGTCATTACATTTTACTCTTTTGGGGGACACAGCATCGAAAAATTCTGTGGGGTCAATTTTAGCACCCACAGAGTCAATCCATCTTAACCAGTAATGTTGATCACAATTTTGCCAACATGCTGTGATTTGTTGAGCTGGACCAAAGCTTCTGGAGCCTCTTCAAACCCATAGCTTCGGTAGATAACAGGGCGAATATTGTTGCGTTCAATGCAGGCGTTTAGCTGCTCAAACATTTCCCTCGAACCCACCATAATGCCGCGAACAATTGCTCCGCTCGCAAGAATAGACAATGGGTTCATCGCTTCACCATCGGCGAGTAAACCAATCAAACTCACCACGCCACCGGGCCGAGAAGAAGCAACGGATTTTGGCATGGTCCCCGCGCCGCCAACTTCAATAACATGGTCGACTCCATCTCCGCCTGTTAGACGAAGCACCTCGTTTTCCCAATCGGGATGTGTGCGGTAATTAATGGTATCTGTTGCGCCTATAGCGACGGTTTGTGTCAGCTTTGCATCGCTGGAGGAGGTCGCGATCACTCGGGCCCCCGCAGCAGCCGCCAGCTGAATCGCAAATACTGAAACCCCTCCGGTTCCCAATGCCAATACCGTTTGCCCGGGCAGCAGAGGCTTAACGCCATAGAGCGCATTCCAAGCCGTAACGGCCGCTACTGGTAGCGTGGCTGCCTCGTCAAAAGACAGGGAGTCTGGAACGCGCACCAAACCGTTTTCATGTAACACCGCTTCTTCGGCCAGCATTCCGTCCACCGCACCGCCCAACGTGGTATCCCACGCATCGCGAACCTGGGAACCGCCCAACCAGCTTTGCGAAAAGATGCCCACCACACGATCACCGACCTGCCAGCGGGTTACACCCTCGCCCACTTCAATAACTTCGCCAGCGCCATCGGAAACCGGAACTAAATCGGGTGTGGGATTTGAAAAGCCGTAGCGTCCAGTCACCAGAAGAATGTCGCGATAATTTAAGGAAACGGCGTGTACACGAATGCGGACCTGCCCCAAGCCCAGCGGCTTTGAGCTTTTTTCTACGAGCCGCCAACTGCCCAACCCATTCAACGTTCCAATTTCATAAGCGCGCATAAAATTAAAACTCCTGAACCGCAGGGCGCAGCACTATCTCATTAATATCCACCTCGGCGGGTTGCTCAATCGCGTAGGCAATGGCGCGCGCAACGGCATCGGCGGGAATTGCCTGCTTATAAAATTCAACGACAAAATCACGGCTTTGTTGGTCACCGCTGCCAAATTTCAATTCGCTGTCTACGGCCCCTGGTTCAATGGTGGTTACGCGAATTTTTTCTCCCACTTCATGGCGAAGACCTTCGGAAATCGCGCGAACGGCAAACTTGGTACCCGAATACACGCTTCCGCCTGGGCTAAAAACTTTTATGCCGGCAACGGACGAAATATTAATAAAGTGCCCAGAACCTTGCTTTTCAAAAATAGGTAGAGCCGCCGCCACGCCATAGAGCACACCCTTGATATTGATGTCGATCATCCGATCCCACTCATCGGTTCGGCACTGCTGCAAAGGTGCGATGGCCATTAAGCCCGCGTTATTAACAAGGACATCAACACGGCCAAACTGCTCCACGGTCGACGCGACCAACGCCTCCACTTGTGCTTTATTGGTTACATCGGCGGTAAAGGCCGCAGCGGTTCCGCCAGACTGTTGAATATCTTTAACAATCGCGTCTAGCTTGTCGCTTCTACGCGCGGCAATCACCACTTTCGCCCCCAACGCAGCCAAATGACGTGCCGTGGCTTCACCCAAACCACTGCTTCCACCGGTAATAACAACAACTTTGTTTTCAATATTCATATTCTGTTTCATGTTCGCTTCTCTTTAGTGACTGGAGATGGCGCTATCTTAGGAAGGCTGACGCTTTTGTTCAGCTCGATACCTACAAATTTATTGCCTGTTTCTACAAAAGCAGACTATTCCATAAAACGATCGGACTATAATTCTTCAACACCACCCCCCAGCAGAACGCAAGCGGGGTGAATACCGAGCCAGAGGGAACAGCATGAAGACAACGCGCGCGCAGGTTAAATCTATTATCGAAGCGAATATTCACCTGGACGGCGTCTCTCAAACCTCTCTCAAGCACTGCTCTCTCGCGCGTTTTTCCAGCCCTGGGGTCACAATTCCGGCACTTTACGTACCATCCGTTTGCCTGATTGTGAACGGCTCAAAAACTGCCGCCACGGAAGAACGATCTATCAGCTATAACGAAGAACACTGCCTGGTCGCCTCCATGAACGTGCCCACAATGGCATTGATAGAACGGGCCTCCGCAGAGGCGCCCTATCTGGGTATTCAGATAGAATTGGATATTCCATTACTCCGAAAGCTAGCGGAGAGTCTTGATATCTATCGCTCGCCCCCTATCCAGGAAGATCCATTTTGTCTGGCCGTCGCGGCACTGGAAGCCCCGTTCCTTGCGAGCGTTGCGCATTACCTTTCACTACTGGAAACACCAAGCGATATTGCCGACCTCCAGGAGGTTCGCCTGCTGGAAGTGTATTCGCGATTGCTGCGCGGCCCACATGCGCCGAGCATTCTTACTCTGCTGCAATCCGACAGCCATTCCGAAAAAATATCGCGAGCAGTCTCCTATATCAGCAACAATCTCTCTCAACCGATAACCATAGAAAAGCTTGCGACTGTGGCCACCATGAGCACGTCGTCTTTCCACCAGCACTTCAAAAACTTAATTGATTTCAGCCCGCTGCAATATATAAAACGTACGCGGCTAATCGAGGCGAGAAAACTAATGCTCCTGGACGGATTAAATGCGGCAAAAGCTTCATTCCATGTGGGCTACGAAAGCCCTTCCCAGTTTAGCCGTGATTACCGCCGCTTATTTGGGCAGCCGCCAAAAAAAGACGTTGCTCAACTCCATGAACGGTTTATTCAATAGTGATTACAGTAGAGAGCTGAATACCCTCCGAGGAATGGGCTGAGCAAGACGCAGCCCGGTGCTTTAGGCGCACCAACGGTTTACATCAAAAACTGCTGCAGCAAGCGCGAAACCATGGCAGGCTTTTCGGCATGAAGCCAGTGCCCGGTACCCGGTACAATTTTCATCTGGGCGTGGGGGAAGCGGACGAGAATTTCTTCTCGATGGTGATGCTCAATATAGTTGGATTTGGCGCCCTTAAGAAACAGTGTCCTACCTTTGAAGCAGGCGCCACTGCGGTTGCCTCCCACAAGCTTGGGGTAGTTGCGATACAGCGAGTTAAGATTCATACGCCAACTAAAGCCTTCGTCCCCGCGTACGAGGTTCTTCAGTAAAAAACTGCGAATGGCGGGTTCCTCCACATACTGGGAGAGTATTGCCTCGGCTTCACTACGCGTTTTCAGTGTTCGCGGATCTAGTGACAACAAACCCTTAAACACCTGTTTATGATGGGGGTCATAATGAACCGGAGCAATATCTAACACCGCAAGCCTGTCGACGGCTTCGGGGTGAGTAAGCGCCAACTCCATCGCCACTTTACCACCCAGAGAGTGGCCAATAAAATTCGCGTGCGGAAGGCATTGTTTCTGCAGCCATTGATACACCGTAGCGGCCATTTGCGGCAGGCTGGTGTCTTCGGTGTGCAGGGAGCGGCCGTGATTGGGTAGATCCAGAGAGTAAACGTGATGCTGTTTGGCCAGTTCCCGGGCAATACCGCCGAGATTTTCCAGCGAGCCAAATAAGCCGTGAATCAAAACCACCGGCTTACCGGCGCCACGCTCTTTAACGTGCAGCGGCATTAGTCTTTGCCAGGCGTTGGCACAGGAGAAGGGAATGGGAATTGGGCGATTTTGTCGCCAGCTTTTACCTCACTAACCTTGACCGAACCTTCCTTCTCCACTTCGTCGATCCGAATAATGCTGTGCATGGGAATATAGGAGCGTTTTACACCATTAAATTCGCTTTTCAGCTTTTCCTCGCCGGGATCCACCACCAGCTGTGTACGCTCACCGAAAACAAACTCTTCTACCTCGATAAAACCGTACATCTCGCTCTGATAGATAGCACGAGCGTAAACTTCGTAAACCTGGTCACGGTTGTAAAACACCACTTTAAAAACAGGGTTGGATGACATGAAAAACTATACCTCGGGCGCCAGAGTAACCGCGAAAAATACCGGTTTTGAGCTGCACCTAATAATTAAGAGAGTACCACAATATGGGCTCAACCAACGGGAATTCAAGCGGGACAAGCGACATGCCTGCCGCTATAATGCGCGCTCGATTTTTGCGCAGCCTTTAACCTTTCGAGAACCCCATGTCCGACACTAGCACTCCTACAAAAAAACTGTTTATCCAGACCCACGGCTGCCAGATGAATGAATACGATTCTGCCCGTATGCAGGATCTGCTGGGCGTTTCCCACCAGATGGAGCCGACAGACAACCCGGAAGAGGCGGATGTACTGTTAGTGAACACTTGCTCCATTCGCGAAAAAGCCCAGGACAAGCTGTACCACCAGCTGGGCCGCTGGAAGCACCTAAAGGAAAAAAATCCTGATTTGATTATTGGTGTAGGCGGCTGTGTAGCCAGCCAGGAAGGTGATGCCATCGCCAAGCGCGCCCCCTATGTCGATCTAATCTTCGGCCCCCAAACCCTGCACCGCCTGCCGGAAATGATGGAAAATAAGCGAGAGAATGGCGCCATTGTCGTCGATATCAGCTTCCCAGAGATTGAAAAGTTCGACAATCTGCCCGAGCCCGAAGCCGATGGCGCTACTGCGTTTGTATCGGTAATGGAAGGCTGTTCCAAATACTGTACCTTCTGCGTAGTCCCTTACACGCGCGGCGAAGAAGTCAGCCGCCCACTGAAAGATGTACTGCACGAAATCGCGCACTTGGCATCCCAGGGTGTACGCGAAGTTAACCTCCTCGGCCAGAACGTCAACGCTTACCGAGGCGACGGGCCAGACGGCATCGTGGATTTAGCCGAGCTAATCACCCTGGCCGCAAAAATTGAGGGCATTGACCGCATCCGTTATACCACTTCGCACCCGGTCGAATTTACCGATGCGCTTATTCAGGTTTATGCCGACGTACCAGAACTGGTCAGCCACCTGCATCTGCCGGTACAAAGCGGTTCCGACCGTATCCTGATGGCCATGAAGCGCGGACACACAGCACTGGAATATAAATCCAAAATGCGGAAAATCCGCCAGATTCGACCGGATATCTGCTTCTCGTCTGACTTTATTATTGGCTTCCCCGGCGAAACAGAAGCCGACTTCAAGGCCACAATGAAACTGATTGCAGATATCGGCTTCGATATGTCCTTCAGCTTTATCTACAGCCCGCGCCCCGGAACACCCGCCGCCGATATGCAGGACGACACCCCCGAATCGCTGAAGAAAGAGCGCCTCACCCTCCTACAGCAGCGCATTAACCAGCAAGCCCAGGATATTAGCCGCAAAATGGTTGGCAATACCGAGCGCGTACTGGTCACAGGCTACAGCAAAAAAGACCCTGGTCAGCTTTCTGGCCGCACCGAAAATAACCGTGTGGTGAATTTCCGCTGCGACCAGCCAGAGCTTATAGGGAAGTTTGCCGACATTCTGATTGAAGAAGCCCTACCAAATTCGCTAAGAGGCATTTTGTTAGGTTCCGAGCTGGATGATTGACATTGAATTGGGGTAGGCTACCAACAGACATATTTGCACATAGTTAGCGCGACACCTTGGACTCAACGTCCGCACGCCAGCGGCCGTGGGTTTCGGAAGCAAACACCCAACTTTGAGAGAGAACAGATACTACCCTTGAATACACCATCACCCAAAACCGAGTCGCTTTCTTTAAGCCTGGAACCCGTCGATTCACGCCGACTCGCCATCCTAAGCGGTCAGTTCGGCTCCCACCTAAAGCAGGTTGAGCAGCGCCTGAATGTCCACATCAACAATCGTGGAAACGACTTTAGCGTAAGTGGTCGCAGCGCCAAGAGTGCCGTCCAAGTTATCCAACAGCTCTACCAGCATACTGCCAATGGCAACGAGTTAACGCCGGATGAAGTGCATCTGGCCATACAGGAATCTAAAATGGAATCAGCAGCTGTCGAAGATGCCAAACAAGCTATCGATACCGCCAGTATTATTCGCACGAAAAAGTGCACCATTAAGCCTCGCGGTGACAACCAAAAAGACTATGTCGCCGCCGTGCGCACTAACGACATTAATTTCGGCGTCGGCCCTGCGGGTACGGGCAAAACCTATCTCGCGGTTGCCTGTGCGGTCGAATCGTTATTAAAAGACGAAGTCGAGCGCATTCTGCTGGTACGCCCAGCAGTAGAAGCCGGTGAAAAGCTCGGCTTTCTGCCCGGCGATTTGGCCCAGAAAGTCGACCCCTACCTTCGCCCGCTCTACGACGCACTCTACGAAATGCTCGGTTTTGAAACCGTCGCCAAGTTTATTGAACGCAACGTTATTGAAGTGGCGCCACTCGCCTATATGCGCGGCCGCACCCTTAACAGCTCCTTTGTGATTCTCGATGAAAGCCAAAACACCACCCGCGAACAGATGAAAATGTTCCTCACCCGTATTGGCTTTGGCTCCACCGCCGTGATTACCGGCGACCCATCCCAAATCGATTTGCCCCGTGGCCAAGCTTCTGGCCTTAAGCATGCGATTGGCGTTCTTGAGGGTGTCGACGGCGTGAGCTTTACTCATTTTTGCGCAAAAGACGTGGTTCGCCACCCTATCGTGCAGCGTATAGTCGAGGCCTATGAGGCCGCCGAAGCACACGCCGATCGAGCCGAGTAATATGCCCCAACTTAGCATCGACCTGGAAAACGCCTCTTCGATAGCCGATGACGACTTGCCCAGCGAAGACGCGTTTCTGCGCTGGGCCGCTCCCTGCCTGGAGCACAGAGACAACAAACACTCGAACCCCAGCCTGAGCATTCGCGTTGTTGATGAAGACGAAAGCCAGGAGCTAAACTTTCACTATCGTCATAAAAACACCTCCACCAATGTACTATCCTTCCCTTGCGAGCTACCTCCAGAGGTAGAACTGGATTTGCTGGGAGACTTAGTCATTTGCGCCCAAGTTGTCGCAAAAGAGGCTCGCGAGCAGGGTAAAACCGCAGATGCACACTGGGCCCACATGGTCGTTCACGGCTGCTTACATCTGCTGGGTTTCGACCATATAGAAGATGCAGAAGCCGAAGAAATGGAAGCGCTGGAAACAGCAATGCTTACAGCGCTGGACTTCCCACCACCCTATGAACAATAATTTGCTCCCCTTTCCTGGAAAAGACTAACAAAATGTCGGAAGAACCTTCGAGTAGTCACTCGTCAAACGACGAGCCCACCCGTAATCGTTCATGGTTGGAACGCTTGTTCTCCAACTTCGCAAGCGAACCCAAATCCCGAGCCGAGCTTCTGGATATCATTAAGGGCGCCGCCAACAACAAGGTGGTGGACCAGGAAGCACTCAGCATTATTGAAGGCGCTCTGGATGTCGCCAAGTTGCAAGTGCGCGAAATTATGATTCCACGCTCGCAAATGGTCGTGATAAAAGAAGAAGAAACACCCGCTGATTTTCTACCCAAGGTCATCGAAAGCGGCCACTCGCGCTTCCCGGTGATCGGCGAATCCAGCGACGATGTAAAAGGCGTTCTACTCGCCAAGGATTTACTGCCCCTTGTTCTTGATGGCCAGGAAAGCTTTAGCTGGAAATCGGTTCTGCGCACAGCCAACATCATCCCCGAAAGCAAGCGCCTCAACGTACTGCTAAAAGAGTTTCGTGAAAACCGCTACCACATGGCATTGGTTATCGACGAGTACGGCGGTATTTCCGGGCTGGTAACCATTGAAGATATTCTTGAAGAAATTGTCGGCGAAATTGAAGACGAAACCGATGAAGAAAACGAAGACTTTATTCGGCAGGTATCCGAAACGGACTACATATTAAAAGCCCTCACGCCTATCGATGAATTTAACACATTCTTCAACGCAAAATTGAGTGATGACGAATTCGACACTATCGGCGGTATTATCACCCAGGCTTTTGGCCATATGCCCAGCCGCAACGAAACCGTCAACTTAAACGAGTTCACCTTCCGCGTGCTCTACTCAGATAATCGAAAGGTACACCTGCTACGCGCAACACGCTCAACCAAAACGAATGCCGATAGCTAAAACCGAAAATACCCACAGCCCTCTTTTAACGCGATGGCCCGGAGATTTGCTAAGCCTTATTTCCGGCGGGTTAATCTTTCTTTCTCTCGCCCCCTACAATTTTTGGCCTGTTGCAATTGCCGCAAGTGGTATTTTTGCGCTTAGCCTGAACGGTCTCTCAAACAAACTCGCCTGGTTGCGCAGTTTTATATTTGGGCTGGGAATGTACAGCAGCGGTGTTTCCTGGGTCTATATCAGCATCCACGATTTTGGCTACGCCCCCCCCTGGCTGGCAGCGCTGATGACTTTTCTAT
Coding sequences within:
- a CDS encoding AraC family transcriptional regulator, which encodes MKTTRAQVKSIIEANIHLDGVSQTSLKHCSLARFSSPGVTIPALYVPSVCLIVNGSKTAATEERSISYNEEHCLVASMNVPTMALIERASAEAPYLGIQIELDIPLLRKLAESLDIYRSPPIQEDPFCLAVAALEAPFLASVAHYLSLLETPSDIADLQEVRLLEVYSRLLRGPHAPSILTLLQSDSHSEKISRAVSYISNNLSQPITIEKLATVATMSTSSFHQHFKNLIDFSPLQYIKRTRLIEARKLMLLDGLNAAKASFHVGYESPSQFSRDYRRLFGQPPKKDVAQLHERFIQ
- a CDS encoding SDR family oxidoreductase, whose product is MKQNMNIENKVVVITGGSSGLGEATARHLAALGAKVVIAARRSDKLDAIVKDIQQSGGTAAAFTADVTNKAQVEALVASTVEQFGRVDVLVNNAGLMAIAPLQQCRTDEWDRMIDINIKGVLYGVAAALPIFEKQGSGHFINISSVAGIKVFSPGGSVYSGTKFAVRAISEGLRHEVGEKIRVTTIEPGAVDSELKFGSGDQQSRDFVVEFYKQAIPADAVARAIAYAIEQPAEVDINEIVLRPAVQEF
- a CDS encoding HlyC/CorC family transporter; its protein translation is MSEEPSSSHSSNDEPTRNRSWLERLFSNFASEPKSRAELLDIIKGAANNKVVDQEALSIIEGALDVAKLQVREIMIPRSQMVVIKEEETPADFLPKVIESGHSRFPVIGESSDDVKGVLLAKDLLPLVLDGQESFSWKSVLRTANIIPESKRLNVLLKEFRENRYHMALVIDEYGGISGLVTIEDILEEIVGEIEDETDEENEDFIRQVSETDYILKALTPIDEFNTFFNAKLSDDEFDTIGGIITQAFGHMPSRNETVNLNEFTFRVLYSDNRKVHLLRATRSTKTNADS
- a CDS encoding DUF1820 family protein, whose translation is MSSNPVFKVVFYNRDQVYEVYARAIYQSEMYGFIEVEEFVFGERTQLVVDPGEEKLKSEFNGVKRSYIPMHSIIRIDEVEKEGSVKVSEVKAGDKIAQFPFPSPVPTPGKD
- a CDS encoding PhoH family protein translates to MNTPSPKTESLSLSLEPVDSRRLAILSGQFGSHLKQVEQRLNVHINNRGNDFSVSGRSAKSAVQVIQQLYQHTANGNELTPDEVHLAIQESKMESAAVEDAKQAIDTASIIRTKKCTIKPRGDNQKDYVAAVRTNDINFGVGPAGTGKTYLAVACAVESLLKDEVERILLVRPAVEAGEKLGFLPGDLAQKVDPYLRPLYDALYEMLGFETVAKFIERNVIEVAPLAYMRGRTLNSSFVILDESQNTTREQMKMFLTRIGFGSTAVITGDPSQIDLPRGQASGLKHAIGVLEGVDGVSFTHFCAKDVVRHPIVQRIVEAYEAAEAHADRAE
- a CDS encoding aminotransferase class I/II-fold pyridoxal phosphate-dependent enzyme, which codes for MELNNASAEQLAQWEQQLAAEFDAIKAKTLSLDLTRGKPSSEQLTLSDSMDGILKGDYTTTDGVDCRNYGGLDGITEARAIGADILGVPVTNIMAGGNSSLTLMHQAMSVAHFFGLEGADSAWSKEETVKFLCPVPGYDRHYSVCEHLGIEMITVAMTSTGPDMDEVERLVAADKSIKGMWCVPKYSNPTGVVYSDETVKRIAGLGKIAAANFRVFWDNAYGVHDLSDKPVQLASIFDACVEAGTESSVIQFASTSKITFAGAGVAFMAASDANLKGFKQSLGFMTIGPDKINQLRHAKFFAPEGSLRAHMQKHAEIIKPRFASVLSHLEAAFGDNDLGEWESADGGYFISFDTKPGLAKEVVKMAGEAGVKLTPAGATFPYGNDPKDCNIRIAPTVPTEAQVDEAMKVFVTCVKLATVRQALAG
- a CDS encoding DUF3144 domain-containing protein, which produces MSSEKPSNLSTEEQQFWDAVDMFIDTANTAAEKCDPGVISSAVVYAAARYCAFNVASFSESRKDFISDTEDSVNHLVQEFRKLLEENMADYGENYKIYMKDEEEPK
- the ybeY gene encoding rRNA maturation RNase YbeY is translated as MPQLSIDLENASSIADDDLPSEDAFLRWAAPCLEHRDNKHSNPSLSIRVVDEDESQELNFHYRHKNTSTNVLSFPCELPPEVELDLLGDLVICAQVVAKEAREQGKTADAHWAHMVVHGCLHLLGFDHIEDAEAEEMEALETAMLTALDFPPPYEQ
- a CDS encoding zinc-dependent alcohol dehydrogenase family protein, with the protein product MRAYEIGTLNGLGSWRLVEKSSKPLGLGQVRIRVHAVSLNYRDILLVTGRYGFSNPTPDLVPVSDGAGEVIEVGEGVTRWQVGDRVVGIFSQSWLGGSQVRDAWDTTLGGAVDGMLAEEAVLHENGLVRVPDSLSFDEAATLPVAAVTAWNALYGVKPLLPGQTVLALGTGGVSVFAIQLAAAAGARVIATSSSDAKLTQTVAIGATDTINYRTHPDWENEVLRLTGGDGVDHVIEVGGAGTMPKSVASSRPGGVVSLIGLLADGEAMNPLSILASGAIVRGIMVGSREMFEQLNACIERNNIRPVIYRSYGFEEAPEALVQLNKSQHVGKIVINITG
- a CDS encoding alpha/beta fold hydrolase, which codes for MPLHVKERGAGKPVVLIHGLFGSLENLGGIARELAKQHHVYSLDLPNHGRSLHTEDTSLPQMAATVYQWLQKQCLPHANFIGHSLGGKVAMELALTHPEAVDRLAVLDIAPVHYDPHHKQVFKGLLSLDPRTLKTRSEAEAILSQYVEEPAIRSFLLKNLVRGDEGFSWRMNLNSLYRNYPKLVGGNRSGACFKGRTLFLKGAKSNYIEHHHREEILVRFPHAQMKIVPGTGHWLHAEKPAMVSRLLQQFLM
- a CDS encoding NADH:flavin oxidoreductase/NADH oxidase, which gives rise to MTLFQPFTLKDVMFRNRLAVSPMCQYSANDGFINDYHLIHLGRFALGGFGLVFLEATAVLPEGRITHGCLGLWSDDQISGMARIADALKANGAVAGIQIGHAGPKACTQRPWLGNGPLNDEDSERGELPWTVVSATDQPFDEGWLKPQALSIEAIQSHKKAFVDAALRADKSGFDVLEVHCAHGYLMNSFLSPLTNTRSDQYGGSLENRMRFPLEVVKAVREVWPEGKPLFVRISAVDGVEGGVEIADSVAFAKELKAMGVDIVDCSSGGVVPRYELPSTLGHQVPYAAQIRKEVGVGTMAVGLITDPAQAEDIVATQSADFVAIGREALANPQWALFAEAQLNKSEETFASWSLQSGWWLEHRARHLRDLT
- the miaB gene encoding tRNA (N6-isopentenyl adenosine(37)-C2)-methylthiotransferase MiaB gives rise to the protein MSDTSTPTKKLFIQTHGCQMNEYDSARMQDLLGVSHQMEPTDNPEEADVLLVNTCSIREKAQDKLYHQLGRWKHLKEKNPDLIIGVGGCVASQEGDAIAKRAPYVDLIFGPQTLHRLPEMMENKRENGAIVVDISFPEIEKFDNLPEPEADGATAFVSVMEGCSKYCTFCVVPYTRGEEVSRPLKDVLHEIAHLASQGVREVNLLGQNVNAYRGDGPDGIVDLAELITLAAKIEGIDRIRYTTSHPVEFTDALIQVYADVPELVSHLHLPVQSGSDRILMAMKRGHTALEYKSKMRKIRQIRPDICFSSDFIIGFPGETEADFKATMKLIADIGFDMSFSFIYSPRPGTPAADMQDDTPESLKKERLTLLQQRINQQAQDISRKMVGNTERVLVTGYSKKDPGQLSGRTENNRVVNFRCDQPELIGKFADILIEEALPNSLRGILLGSELDD